From the genome of Plectropomus leopardus isolate mb chromosome 4, YSFRI_Pleo_2.0, whole genome shotgun sequence:
tctgaatttaacacCAGAAAATTGCAGCCCCTTCAGGTTTTTTTGTCCTCAAGGCATGCTTGTAGTTTAGATAACTCTTTGGTTTCTCCTAGTTTGATCGATAGATATAATTGCATATCTTTTGTATAACTTTGGAAGTTTACAGAGTAACTGCTAATAATGTTGCCTGtgggaagcatatataaagtgaataGAACTgatccaagcacagaaccttgtggaaCACCGTAACAAACTTCAGCATGGATAAAGGATTGATCATTAACACATACAAACCGAGATCAGTCtgataaatgcaatttaaaccAGCTTAGTGCTGTTCCTTAAAGGCCAATTAAATGTTTCAGTCTctgtaaatgtaatttacaGACCTCTGATCCACAGGTTGGTCACTGGACTGCCTGCAGGAGTGGGGAACCTTCGTCCAGCTGGCCATCCCCAGTATGCTCATGCTTTGTCTGGAGTGGTGGATGTTTGAGGTGGGAGGATTCCTGGCTGGAGTGATCAGTGAGGCTGAGCTGGGAGCTCAGTCCATAGCTTATGAGCTGGCAGTTGTAGCTTACATGGTAACTAATGTTTTTCCTGTGATTtattatgtattaatttttatcaCTAACCATCTGCTTTTGTGTTGGCCATTGCTCATGCACATGAAATTATTAGGAAACTGTCAGAAATGTAGCTTGAATACACTTTCGGTGATTACTTATAGATTTTTTCCCATAGTTCCCATTAGGATTCTCTGCTGCTGCCAGTGTACGGGTTGGGAATGCTCTCGGTGCAGGAAACATAGAGCAGGCCAAGCTATCTTGCAAAGTCTCCGTCATTTGTGCATGTAAGACCCAATCCATACTGTACATGTTGCCTGAAATGCCTTTCCACTTGGGCTGAGCAGTTGTAGTAGTTTAGTGGGCATCTGCATTTAGAGCATCTTTGACAACATTGTTTACACGTCTctacacaaaaaatatcaatgcAGACAACATGTGGACAcagaacaaaaatttaaaagcaacacttttgttttttctccgaTTTTTAACAGGTTTAAATTATAGCTCTaagactttttatgcactcagtAGATATATTGAGATATATTGAGTTTTGATCACAAATTAGTCAAAATCCATGTCGCTCTCCttctccaagataatccatccacctgacggTTATGACATATCAAGATgttgattaaacagcatcattactacacagctGTGCCTTGGGATGGTCGCGATAAAAGGATACTCTAAAAtatgcagtttgatcacacaacacaatacaaGGTGTTACAAGATTTCAAAAAGAGGCCATGCCGTTGGCATGTTGACTGCtggaatgtccaccagagctgttacCCCTGAACTGAATGTACATTTCACTTCCGTAAGACATTTCTGTTATTTCCAgtaatttggcagtacatccaaccagccttACAACTACAAAAGTCGTTTACAAGGGCAAACTGCTGTCAGTTCAAATCCCTGGTGAGGACATTAAGCTTGCAGATGAGCTTCCCTGAGATGGTTTGTGTGCAGAAATTCTTCTGTGGCGCAAATCAACTGCATTAGCGATGCAACAGCATTAGCTGTTCATGTGGCTGGTTTTAGACGattttgcaggtgaagaagCTGGAGGTGGAGGTCCTGAGCTGTTGTGGTTACATGTGGTCTGCAGTTGTGGGGCCgattggatgtactgccaaattaacagaatcaacAATGGAGATGGCTTATGGTAgtaaaatgaacattcagttcaGGGGCAAAAGCTCTGGTAGACAGTCTTGCAGTCTGCATGTCAGTTGCACACATCTGtgtcattgtgttgtgtgatcaattTGTACATTGAGtgtccttttattgtgaccatcccaagacATATGTGTTTATAAGGAGGTCTTATCAGCATCTTGATACGTCACACTTGTCAGGTGAATGGATTATTTTGGAGAAGTGCTGACTGATACAAATTTCAACAAATTTGTGATCAAAACATGATAGAAATATATCttttgagtgcataaaaagtcttTGAGCTTTAACTTAAATcggtgaaaaatgggagcaaatccAAAAGTTTTGGGTCAAAACTTTTGTTCAGTACATATGAAAACAGAAtttataaacagaaaatacatagaaaaatcAGTGCATTTGTAATAAAGGAAACTGgtgctgtttattttaaagctaCACAGCAtcagatttttgaaaaagtgaCTTGATGAAGAAATAAGGTAGTCGTCTAGTTCTTTATGTCCATGACTGTTTTCTGAGTCTCATTACCACTCCTGCTCTAAATATCAGCCCTGTGTAGTTTGGACTGATCTCAAAAccatatttatgcattttgaaTGAATTTATATTTGATCTGAAAGTTCATTTTAAATACTCTGATTTTCAGGTGATCAAGCATTGCCTGTGGGTGGAGTTGAATTTATCTTTTGACCCATCAGAGATATGAGAGGTTTCTTGTGATGGCTCAGATTGAATCTGAGGAGTTCATCATACAAATGGCAGCATCAGTAATCAcacttattatttaaaaatcattatagAAGCCAAAATGTCCTCAGCTTGAATGCATAAACCACAGTTTTGAGCCACAAATTACTTCTCAGACTTAAATCAACCATTTGAAATCatctgcttttttgtgtggGAAGTGTTTACTACTTCCCctgatgattttattattttaattgtttaaaacacattttacattcagtgttcaAATTatctacaactttttttttgttttttttccccatggcAGTTGTAgttgcttgttttgttgctgccatTCTTGGTGTTGCCAGGAATGTGACAGGATACATCTTCACATCAGAGCAGTGAGTAAAGTCTTTGACACAATGttcttctctctcctgcacTGACAGACTCAtgctgtcattttgtgtatACTTATCTTCAGTCCATGTGACATAGCAGGCTTAATTCCAAACCACTGTCCAAACTGTTATACATTAATTAAGGTCATTATCTTTGTGCTGACTCACAAACACTAAAGTCATCTTCAGTGTTAGTGAGCCCATCTTCACAAAATCTGCAATACAGTATCTGTTAGCCAGTTTGTACTATTGTGGTTAAGCTAACCAAATCCATTCCCAGTTCAAAGTGACAGACAGCATTCCTTAGCCATAATAGTGGTTGGAAGaactttcaaaaaataaacttaaaactcTATAAAATAAGACGATACACTAGGAGTGGCACAAAGTGTGTCctgttaaaatgtcatttcataTTACACATTTCTAATTTCATTCTGAGTGTAAAGGTATTGCTTATGTGCAATGTTTTTGTTAGGCTTGGgaggtatcacagtattacactATACcaaggtatttagaaatcccaaaggtatgtttttcataAATACAGACGCGcctctttctgttaaactcatatgtagtgcacagcacgcaccaccagagcttaCTCTCCAGTCTCTACAGGTGGAACAGACAGCTGAGGTGAAAGACACCGCAACACCTAGTGTTGGAGgaagaagttacaggactgtaaacagcaggTGGCCAGCAGGCAGCGAGACCTTGGGGATGTTTTTTACATCCAACTTGGTCAATTAAGAATTTGTTTTAGCCAAACCAGAGCTAGTGAGTGCTTGAACAGTGGACTAATTAACTAGATTACAAGCAAGAGTAACCACGAttgtttgggtgagttttattttgctccTGTTGcatttgaatgaaatgtgttttttgatgagATAATGAGGCAGTTAAATCTCATCAGGCTTCTGTGACCAAAAGAAAGTAGAACttaaaaggtgtacagttgaatttctgtgtttattagGAAAacaggtgtgagaatattacatttctaaacatttttccaGTTAATGCCAGACACTTCATACCGTCATACACCATATATTCTGGTGAAATTTTAATAAGCTATCAAGGTTTGAAAAGTTACATACTGATAAGTTAGACATTCTTAACTGCTCATTAGGCTTAGATGGAATCAGGGTATTACTGTATGCCAGGGTATTCAGAAATCCAGATGAGGGTCTGGGTTGAGGATGGGGGGTGTGGTGTTAGGTAGTGCCACACACAAATACCATCAGATGCTGTATACTCTGGTCAGTTTCAGGAAGGTTTGAAAAAAGTGATTGCAcctgtttattgtatttaattgtCAGCTGAAGATGGTTCTATATACAGTTACCATACTAAAGTAGTCTTTATTTCTCTTCTtgtcaaacatgttttagtgtcaTTAAGACttaatatctgtgtgtgtttttagagacATTATACAGAGAGTTGCTGACGTCATAATCGTAATGTGCATCACGCACATTGGGGATGCTGTTGCGGTAAGAAAGACTTTCATGCAAGCAATCAGGATTTCAGACCCCATATTGACATACATATAATTTGACCAAATGTCTGTTTGATGTGGACAGGCTGTGACTGGAGGTGTTCTCAGAGGAGTAGGGAAGCAGATGATTGGTGCTCTTTGTAACCTTGTGGGATACTACTTCATTGGTTTCCCTATTGGCGTGTCCCTAATGTTTGCAGCAAATATGGGCATTGTAGGTAAGGCCAACCATTAATGTACTGTTCTGCTATAAGTGATGTCTGCAGTCCTATCTCTCTGCAAGTAACGTTCAGGAAAGACATTAAAACTCTTCTGTCACCTCTTCTAAAGGACTATGGACAGGACTTACTATTTGTGTGGTCATGCAGTCGGTTTTCTTTATCACATTTTTGAGCAAACTCAATTGGAAGAAGGCTGCTGAAGAGGTTCGTACTTACTTGTGACCAACATGTGACTTTGCACTACGTCTTGAGATCTTTAAGACCTTTAAACCTCCTTAACAACATTTTGCTCTGATCAGGCTCTTCTGAGAGCAGGAGTCCAGatcaaagaagaaaaggagatgGTTGGGATGGAAAATACAGGTAAGCTCTGACCTAATAACAGAATCATCCTCATGTAACAGTATTTTCGTCAATGCTAACGGTTCTCCCCTCAACCTCCAGAGTCCCAGGTCAGTGGCTATGCATCCAAATGTGAGAGTGCTGAGGAGGGCCACATGTTTCAGGATGTGCACAATCTAGACCAGAACAAAACCACCACCACTACAGTGGGAAGTGTTCTGTCAATAACACAGCTGGTTGTACGACGTGGTCTTGCACTGCTGCTCATGGTCGCCATCCTCATCGCTGGAATCATCATTAGCAACTTCTTCACCAGGCTGCTGAAATGAGTCATCCAATGATTTAAAACAGACAGTCCGACTAATGGAATGACAGCATGAAGGtacatttaacaatattttcatgttaacaCTGAATCAGCTCTCATTGAAAGAGTGCCATGGGCCACCAAACCTCTCGTATATAACAGGACAGCCACTCTTTGGGAGAGATTTGAATTAAACAAGCCGTTAAGGAGAATTAGCGGACCAAACTTCTTGAAACAAGTAGATGAGTTACAGTCTGGACAGCAACATACACCTCAGCCTTCTATGGTACAGAGGGTAGAAACTGTTTAATGCAACTTTACAAGAATTTCTTGAGGCATGTCATGTTTGAATCACCAGACTGAGCACTAAAAGAAGTGctgcattatgttttatgtgaCATAGTTGAACATGCTGAGTTACATAGCTCAGATAGTGTTAaaactggaaatgttttgatttcagAGTAAAATTCTGACAAGTCCACACACTATGCTTTGGGTTCAAGTTcaaatgaagacatttaaatGTGAATGCACATATATGTAAGGTACAGGAAAATAGTGTGCTGCTCATTTTATCATCTATGGCATGTTGTTTAAAGaccaaaacatacaaatactgACTTTTGTATGGTTCTTTTTAAGAAAGTGTTACTTAATGTAtccttttcagttttaatgGATGGATGTAGATATTTCTGAATCAGTATGTAGTAAgttaaactttctttttatgtctttgtcaATATTGGTGACAAAAGGAAcgaaaattttttttattgccaaataCAGTAATCAAAGCGAAACTCTGCAATACCAAGGAAGTAATACAAGCAATACACTTAGCAATTTCTATTGTGAGTAGTATTTTCATCATTGTCATTCAGTATAAATAAATTGTTGAGGACTTCTACAACTGTGTTGTATGTTTGTGCATTCAcaacacgttttcatcccaaatgcagctctgtcagtgaccttctgcgtctacttatgatgttttaggtatccttcttcatcagctgtttacgctcacGGATGCCGTCACAGtaatgtcagcaaatgcacatggtggggtGGTGAAGCAGCACGGTCTTCATGTTTACGCAACAGAGTGGACCgtcattaaaacataattttaagtaacaCTGGTAGTATGAGCAATCTGTGCAGTCTAATAATAGCAATTAAAGGACAAGTTTGAGGCGAGGGTGATGAAGCTCAGTGACAGAAGGTAGTGACAGAAAGTAACTGTAGTACAATCAATACAAGCCATAGTTTTCactgacagatttttaaaaaaaattcaagtcaTCTCCAAATTAACTGTAAAATCAGGTAACAATtgagaacatgaaaaaatgtgggGCAGGGTGGTAACTTTAAATAACTAGCTAAATTAGCAGAAGTAAAGCAGTGAACATGACCTAGAACTGTATGTGAGGGGATGTTTCCAAAGGCTAGGAACTGTGTGGTTAAATCATGCTGGGTGGTGCTCTAAAGTATAAATATTGTTAACTTTAACTCATAAGAAGTATTACCTTTGTCTCTTTCTTGCCAAACTTTGCAGGTCAAACTGAACTTTTTATACATCAACAATATTGCCACCCCAGGTGAACTCAGAAGTGCCTTTTAGAAAATGTGACCTTTGTTCTTGCTCACTCTTGGTCCACTTACAGTATCTGTATTTAATATCCATTAAGTCCATCTGCCTGTCAGTAGGCAGATCTCCTTATACTTAACTTATACAATATTTTCGAATTGTCAGTAAGACACAATTGCatgatgactgcgtttccactgagtgatgttatgggactgctcctctggtgataacattgcAAAAAGGTGTGGGTCATTCCTACATTTGCAATATGTAATTATtcattcaaaaattcaaaaaaatctaTCTGAATGGACAACTTCCCGTATAGATGCAGTTCACAGAGGTCATTCTGATATTTGCAGTAGGActtctgtcaggtacaaatatctatcagaatgggCTACTTCCTGTTTTAATATTGTTGAATATGGCGTCGGTCTTTCTGTCAGGTGGAGTAGTTAATTCTCTAAGGTACAAAAATGCATGACAATGGACTACTTCCTGTAAAAATGTAGTGAAATGTGACGTGGGTAATTCTGACAGGTGCAGCAGGTCATTCTATCAGCTATAAATAACTATCAGAATGTACTACTTCCTGTGTAGATGTAGTTAAATGTAGCGTAGGTCATTCTATCAAGTACAAAAATCTATCAGAACGGAAGACTTCATGTCTACATATAGTGAAATGTGGCACAGGTCATTGTGACAGGTTCAGTAGGTCATTTTGGCAGGCTGAAGTGTCTCAGAATGGACTTGCATAAATGTAGTTGTATGTGATGTAGGTCATTTTGTCAGGTAGAGTACGTTTTTCTGTTAAGTGCAAATATTCGTCAGAGCGACAAACTGCACCTGTCAGAATTACCTAAGCCACATTTATTTACATCTACACGGGAAGTAATACATTCTCACTAATAACTGTACCTGACCAAACAACCTACTGCACCTGTCAGGATGACATACGCCACATTTCACCACAGCTACCAGGGGGTGGAACAGGGAGGGACTGAGGATGTTAGGAGTGTACCTGGGCTTGGAAGGCATGGTCAGCAGGAACTGGAAGGGGACCTTGTCAGCCATAACCACCAGGCTGGCAAAGTGGAGGTGGATCCTCTCTCAGGACTTCCACAGAGGTTGGACTCTAATTATAAATAACTTAGAATAACTTTGTGGTGTCTCACTGTGGCACTGGTGGACACTATCGAGATGGAGGAGTGGGGCCTGGACTGTGGGTGTGGGTAGGAGAGGAGCCCATCTTCCACAACCTACTCTGGGACCCCACGGAGCTTTGTGAGGGCTGGCATTGTGACACTGGGCCACCTGAGACGGACAAACGGGCTAGACTGGAAGACATCGCAGCAGCTGTCAGAGGAGTCAGGTGTGAAATCTCTGAGACTTCTGGAGAGGCTGAGAGGACAGGTGCTGGTCTCGCTGTATCAGTCAGCCCTGGGCTCCTTCAGTCAGACGAGGGGGGAGGAGCCCCCACTTTTCCTGGTGCTGAGGTTGGCGGCAGGTC
Proteins encoded in this window:
- the LOC121942520 gene encoding multidrug and toxin extrusion protein 1-like encodes the protein MDGSGKAAVKCEGVKEGLKAGEAVSSAQSSGACCGLKNICGFIPPEYRHELLQVFKLAGPVIISQLMFFMISFVSTVFCGHLGKTELAAVALSIAVVNVTGISIGAGLALTCDTFISQTYGSGNLKRVGVILQRGVLILLLACFPCWAVLINTEVLLLAVRQSPEVASLSQLYVKIFMPALPAAFMYQLQGRYLQNQGIIWPQVITGATANILNAIINYIFLYRLDLGIAGSAAANAISQYLLAVVLFVYIYWRGLHKATWGGWSLDCLQEWGTFVQLAIPSMLMLCLEWWMFEVGGFLAGVISEAELGAQSIAYELAVVAYMFPLGFSAAASVRVGNALGAGNIEQAKLSCKVSVICAFVVACFVAAILGVARNVTGYIFTSEQDIIQRVADVIIVMCITHIGDAVAAVTGGVLRGVGKQMIGALCNLVGYYFIGFPIGVSLMFAANMGIVGLWTGLTICVVMQSVFFITFLSKLNWKKAAEEALLRAGVQIKEEKEMVGMENTESQVSGYASKCESAEEGHMFQDVHNLDQNKTTTTTVGSVLSITQLVVRRGLALLLMVAILIAGIIISNFFTRLLK